The Salicibibacter halophilus DNA window GCACTAAACAGGGAAAAAGAACAACTTTCCAGAATATTAAGCAGCATGGTCGATGGCGTTATTACATTGAATCGCCAAGGCAACTTGTTGGTGAGCAATCCACCGGCTGATCAATTTTTGCAAAGCCACCGGTATGAAGAAGGTGGAGAAACAATCGGGGAACGCATCCCCGAGGAGATACAGGCATTGTTCGAGACGGTTGTGAATACCGAGGAAGAACAAACAACGGAAATTTATGTGCAGGGCCGAACGTTTGGTGTTTTGATGAGCCCGTTATACCACGACAAGTTTGTCCGTGGAGTCGTGGCTGTCATTCGTGATATGACGGAAGAGCGGCAAAATGATAAACTGCGAAAAGACTTTATTGCCAATGTATCCCATGAGCTGCGTACACCAATCGCGATGTTACAGGGGTATAGTGAAGCGATGATCGACGATGTCGCCCAAAGCCGCGAAGAGGAAAAAGAGATGTCGCAAATCATCTACGACGAATCCCTTCGGATGGGGAGACTCGTCAATGAATTGTTGGACATGGCACGCATGGAATCCGGACAATTAACGATGCAGATGGAGCGTGTCGACTTGTTTACCCTATCCGGTAAGGTTTTTCGCAAATTTAAACCAATGGCTGAAGATGCAAATATCAACCTCTATCATGAGACCCATGGTTCGGATCCGTGGGTGGAGGCGGATGCTGACCGGGTTGAACAGGTGATGACGAACTTGCTCCACAATGCGCTTCGCCACGCGGACTATGAAGGCAGTGTGACGTTAAAAGTTGTCGCGCAGGAAGAAGGCATAAAGATTGAAGTGATGGATACAGGCGCAGGCATTTCGGAAGAAGATATCCCATTTGTGTTCGAGCGTTTCCATAAAGGGGACAAAGCAAGGACAAGAGACAAAAACCATGGCGGTACCGGCCTGGGGCTTGCCATTGTCAAAAATATCATCGAAAACCACGGCGGAAAATTATCCGTGCAAAGCAAACTCGATAAAGGATCGACGTTTACGGTCTTTTTATATCGGTAAAGGGAAGTTTGCCACTTGTAATTGTTAGGGGGCTGTAGCTATCGTTCGACCGTTTATGTTTATGCTGTTGCTTTTGTTGCTGACAGCATGTGGATCCCAAGAGATGGAAAACGACTCAACAACGGAGGATTCCGATGCCCCCGAAAGCAGTCATTACCCGATAGAGGTTGAGGATGCCTATGGACATGCTGTACAAATCACGATGGAACCGGAGCGCATCGTCAGCTTGATGCCGAGCAATACCGAGATTGTTTTTGCGTTGGATAAAGGCGATGCGCTCGTCGGCGTAACCGATTTTGACGATTACCCCGAGGAGGCGGCAGCGATTGAAGCGGTAGGATCGGGAATGGGGTTTGACGTGGAACGTGTGCTTGCCCTTGAACCTGATCTCGTCTTGGACCATGCGTCAAGCGGAGATGCTGCCAATGAAGGGCTTCAACAGTTGGAGAATGCAGGAATCGATGTGTTGACGGTCGCTGACCCTCAGTCATTGGAGGAAGCTTATGATGTGATCGAAAAGGTGGGCACGGTCGTTAACCGTGAAGAAAAAGCGGAAGATATCATCGAAACGATTGAAAGTGAAATCGAGGACATTCAAGCTGTCACCGGCGATATCCCGGAAGAAGAACAAAAGCGGGTATGGATCGAAGTGTCAAGCGACCCGGATCTTTATACGGCTGGGGGCGGTACGTTTATGGATGATATGCTGACAGCTGTGGGTGCCAGAAATGCCGCTGAAGACAGCGAGGGCTGGGTAGCATTTACAGAGGAAGACGCGGTTGCATTGGATCCGGATGTGATCATTACAACCTATGGCGATGAAGAAACGATCATGGAAAGAGAGGGGTGGCAAGAAGTGACCGCGATTCAGGAGGAGGCTGTCTACAGCTTGGACGGCGACCTCTTGTCCAGGCCCGGACCTAGACTCACGGAGGGGTTGCGCACACTTGCCACACATATTTATGAAGACGAGTGGCCAAACTAGCCAAATTGATCGCAAGCAAACACCACGAATGTTGTATGCAGTGGCGGTTCTCTTTTCGGCAAGTATGATTGTGCTCGGCATATCTGCCGGCAGTCAAGCGATTGCCCCGAATGAAGTGCTCATGATTTTGAGTGCTTCTTTATTCGGAATGGAATCGACAGCCATAGACGCCATCCAATCACAAATTGTGATGGATATTCGACTTCCGCGAACGCTCCTCGCTTTTCTCGTTGGAGCTGCTTTGGCAATGGCGGGTGCAGCTTTTCAAGGGTTTTTGCGAAATCCCCTTGCCGATCCATACACACTCGGTGTTTCTTCCGGCGCTGCTCTTGGAGCAGTCGTCGTTATCTTTTTTCAATTTACGATTCCGTTTTTGGGGAATTTCACATTGCCCGTGGTAAGCATCGGAAGCGCCCTGGTGACGCTTCTCGTGTTGTTGGCGTTTGCGAGGGGTATGCGCCGTTCTTTATCGGCAGAAACGATTATTTTAATCGGCATTATTATTAGCGCCTTCTTGGGCGCGTTTTTGTCGCTATTGATCGCGCTTGCGGGGGAAGAACTGCGGCAGGCCGTACAGTGGTTGTTGGGCAGCGTCGGTATGCGCGGCTGGAATTATGTGCAGTTAATGATCCCTTTTTTTCTCGTCGGTGCGTTGGTGTTGATGAGCCATTTAAAAGAGATGAATGCTTTTTCGTTTGGGCTGGATTTTGCACGCAATATAGGGGTCAGTGTGAAAAGGAGCGGTGTGTTGATATTGACGGGCGCGGCCGTTTTAACGGGCGCGGCGGTTTCCGTTGCCGGAACGATCGGTTTCGTGGGCCTTGTCGTCCCTCATTTTGTACGAATATTGACAGGTCCTGACCATCGTCATCTTTTGCCCGTGTCGCTGTTGATCGGCGGAGGTTTTTTGATCGCGGCGGATATCATCGCTCGTCTCGCGCTTGCGCCCATGGAGTTGCCCATCGGGGTCATAACAGCCCTCGCGGGTGCTCCGATATTTGCGTATTTACTCATAAGGCAACAGCGTGTGCAGGGGGGATGATGATGCTAAAGGCAGAACGCATTACGGGTGGTTACGGACAACGAGCTGTCGTACAAGACGTTTCGTTTACGATAAATGAAGGGGAAATGCTCGGGATCGTTGGGCCGAACGGGAGCGGGAAGTCAACCTTGCTGCAGCTTTGTACCGGAGCCTTGCCATTAATGGGAGGCGAGGTGCGGCTTTGCGGCCACCGGTTACAGACTTACAAAGATAAGGAACGGGCACAGTTGTTGGCTGTGGTGTCCCAACAGGCGTCTGTGTATTTTTACTATACCGTACGTGAATTTGTGGCTCTGGGCCGTTACCCCCACACGCGCCGGTGGTTATCCGTTTTTAACGAAAAAGATGAAGATGCCATTGAACGAGCAATGGCTGAGATGGATGTCGCTCAATACCGGAACCAGCCGCTGCAAACCTTGAGCGGCGGAGAACGTCAGCGCGTCTATCTTGCCCGGGCGTTTGCCCAGCGTCCGGCTGTGATCCTATTGGATGAACCGACCAATCATTTGGATATTGCTTATCAAATGAAATTTTTGGATGCATTAAAAAAATGGAGCGTTGCAAAAGGCGGCGCTGTTGGTATTATTTTTCACGACCTGAATTTGGCGGCACTCTATTGTGACCGGGTTCTTCTTTTGGAGGAAGGGGAGCGAAAAATTTGCGATGAACCGGCTCAGGTGCTGACGAAAGAACGTATTTACGCTCATTACGGGGCGCGAGTAAGCAACGTCAGACACCCGGATATTCCAAAACAACAACTACTGCTAACCCCCGGCACTCTACGGGAAAACCAACCCCAAAAGCCTCAACTTTCGGCAGATGGCATGGCGGCCATCGTTGACCTTCCTGTGCCGTTCAACGTGTTTTCCGGTGTTCCGTTCACGCATTCCTGGAAAAAGCAGATCAGAGTCGTTTTCCCTCGTGAAGGAATGGACATAAAACCTTTCGATCCGTTTCCGATTGACCGGTCTTTTGATTGGCAGCCAGGGCCAAGCGTCAGATTGAAACACATCGAAGAGGATAATGGGCAGAACATTATATTGGGAGCAACGTTACATGCGAATCGGAATGCGAATGTTATCGCCATTTTATTTTCAAAACTCCATGAAGAAGCCTTGGCTGGTTTGCTCATGGAGCTCACAAAACAATTAGCTGTGTTTTTACATCCTAGGTTTGAACTGGGTACGGTTACGGTTGGCAGTGATCCAAATGGAGAGGCTTGCAGAATGGAAAATGCCCGACAAACCGCTGGAGCCGAATTGCAAAAACTGTTACTGGAGGTACAGAAAATAGAAGATTGAAGGCTGTTCATGCGCAGGTGGATTTTGCGCTCTTTCAGAGGC harbors:
- a CDS encoding ATP-binding protein; translated protein: MIWRSVVGKLWLTILLLVAAVLIVLMVLLDQFFENMHLNQIEDELMSHASFIITLMEEDGETLDGMDTVQQLTETSGTQAIIFRNEMPYWNSFQGSGDEIAIPPFQLAEIEEISAALEGEEAITTQLIYEDAYEEETGFIVVAAPFQMTDEADYSLLLYQSLGVMEDTTQETRRLIFLAGGIGFTLTTFFAFFLSSRVTAPLRKMRQSALEVAKGNFDTPVPMMTRDEIGLLAIAFNRMRRQLNNNIEALNREKEQLSRILSSMVDGVITLNRQGNLLVSNPPADQFLQSHRYEEGGETIGERIPEEIQALFETVVNTEEEQTTEIYVQGRTFGVLMSPLYHDKFVRGVVAVIRDMTEERQNDKLRKDFIANVSHELRTPIAMLQGYSEAMIDDVAQSREEEKEMSQIIYDESLRMGRLVNELLDMARMESGQLTMQMERVDLFTLSGKVFRKFKPMAEDANINLYHETHGSDPWVEADADRVEQVMTNLLHNALRHADYEGSVTLKVVAQEEGIKIEVMDTGAGISEEDIPFVFERFHKGDKARTRDKNHGGTGLGLAIVKNIIENHGGKLSVQSKLDKGSTFTVFLYR
- a CDS encoding ABC transporter substrate-binding protein, with protein sequence MENDSTTEDSDAPESSHYPIEVEDAYGHAVQITMEPERIVSLMPSNTEIVFALDKGDALVGVTDFDDYPEEAAAIEAVGSGMGFDVERVLALEPDLVLDHASSGDAANEGLQQLENAGIDVLTVADPQSLEEAYDVIEKVGTVVNREEKAEDIIETIESEIEDIQAVTGDIPEEEQKRVWIEVSSDPDLYTAGGGTFMDDMLTAVGARNAAEDSEGWVAFTEEDAVALDPDVIITTYGDEETIMEREGWQEVTAIQEEAVYSLDGDLLSRPGPRLTEGLRTLATHIYEDEWPN
- a CDS encoding FecCD family ABC transporter permease, encoding MLYAVAVLFSASMIVLGISAGSQAIAPNEVLMILSASLFGMESTAIDAIQSQIVMDIRLPRTLLAFLVGAALAMAGAAFQGFLRNPLADPYTLGVSSGAALGAVVVIFFQFTIPFLGNFTLPVVSIGSALVTLLVLLAFARGMRRSLSAETIILIGIIISAFLGAFLSLLIALAGEELRQAVQWLLGSVGMRGWNYVQLMIPFFLVGALVLMSHLKEMNAFSFGLDFARNIGVSVKRSGVLILTGAAVLTGAAVSVAGTIGFVGLVVPHFVRILTGPDHRHLLPVSLLIGGGFLIAADIIARLALAPMELPIGVITALAGAPIFAYLLIRQQRVQGG
- a CDS encoding ABC transporter ATP-binding protein — encoded protein: MMMLKAERITGGYGQRAVVQDVSFTINEGEMLGIVGPNGSGKSTLLQLCTGALPLMGGEVRLCGHRLQTYKDKERAQLLAVVSQQASVYFYYTVREFVALGRYPHTRRWLSVFNEKDEDAIERAMAEMDVAQYRNQPLQTLSGGERQRVYLARAFAQRPAVILLDEPTNHLDIAYQMKFLDALKKWSVAKGGAVGIIFHDLNLAALYCDRVLLLEEGERKICDEPAQVLTKERIYAHYGARVSNVRHPDIPKQQLLLTPGTLRENQPQKPQLSADGMAAIVDLPVPFNVFSGVPFTHSWKKQIRVVFPREGMDIKPFDPFPIDRSFDWQPGPSVRLKHIEEDNGQNIILGATLHANRNANVIAILFSKLHEEALAGLLMELTKQLAVFLHPRFELGTVTVGSDPNGEACRMENARQTAGAELQKLLLEVQKIED